The Glycine soja cultivar W05 chromosome 6, ASM419377v2, whole genome shotgun sequence genome has a window encoding:
- the LOC114415078 gene encoding U-box domain-containing protein 52-like — translation MWLPKHHSEKKDGVNGLVAVAIDKEKGSQNALKWAVDNLLTKSATVILIHVKLLAPILSPSPSLFTPSNALLGDDTSLVSKEPEGNNKNVFLPYRVFCTRKDIQCTDVLLEDSDISKALIEYASQAGIEHLVLGSSTKTSLLKFKVSDTPGAVSKGAPDFCTVYVIAKGKIQTMRSASRPAPAIVPNLLSQASVRKDSDPNVLLAQSIKEQETRHSFDAALPRRSQDESETFRSPFTRKGYSGRQYGNTPKPDMDISFPSTGRKSIENFFPSLNSDTGMSNPRLSLGSDIDGSFSFESMHHGRKSMETGTPPEFSSLSFESDRHSSSTSQAVDDMEAEMRRLKLELKQTMELYNTACKEAFTAQQKAVELKKWKLEEERRLEEARLAEETALAVAEKERAKSKAAIEAAEAQKRIAQLEAQKRLTAEMKALRESEEKKKVLDALVNVDIRYRRYTIEEIEAATDFFAESLKIGEGGYGPVFKCLLDHTPVAVKVLRPDAQQGRSQFQREVEVLSCIRHPNMVLLLGACPEYGCLVYEYMANGSLDDCLFRQGSTPPLPWQLRFKIAAEIGTGLLFLHQTKPEPLVHRDLKPGNILLNRNYVAKISDVGLARLVPPSVADSVTQYHMTSTAGTFCYIDPEYQQTGMLGVKSDIYSLGIIFLQILTAKSPMGLTHHVERAIEKGTFAEMLDPSVVDWPMEDAMKLAKMGLQCAELRRKDRPDLGKVILPELNRLRDLAEDNNLISVLDNSMDAPLAKQVSVHLDGGGPSFTQSREIRANNSVSF, via the exons ATGTGGTTGCCAAAGCATCACTCAGAGAAGAAGGATGGTGTGAATGGATTAGTCGCAGTGgcaattgataaagaaaaagggAGTCAAAATGCACTAAAATGGGCAGTTGACAATCTCCTCACAAAAAGTGCAACTGTAATTCTCATCCATGTCAAGCTTCTTGCACCTATTCTATCTCCATCACCTTCTCTTTTTACCCCAAGTAA TGCTCTCCTTGGTGATGATACTTCACTGGTATCTAAAGAACCCGAAGGCAATAACAAAAACGTTTTCCTCCCATATCGTGTCTTCTGTACACGGAAAGAT ATACAATGCACGGACGTTCTACTAGAAGATTCAGATATATCAAAAGCACTAATTGAATATGCTTCCCAGGCGGGAATTGAGCATCTGGTTCTTGGCTCTTCAACAAAAACTAGCTTGCTCAA ATTCAAGGTATCAGATACTCCAGGAGCAGTTTCAAAAGGGGCACCAGATTTCTGTACAGTCTATGTTATTGCAAAAGGAAAGATTCAAACAATGCGATCTGCTTCTCGTCCTGCACCGGCCATTGTCCCTAACCTGCTCAGTCAAGCTAGTGTCAGGAAAGATTCAGACCCAAATGTTCTATTAGCTCAAAGCATAAAAG AACAAGAAACACGTCATTCCTTTGATGCTGCACTACCGCGTAGATCGCAGGATGAATCAGAAACATTCAG GTCACCATTCACTAGGAAAGGTTACAGTGGAAGACAATATGGGAACACTCCCAAGCCAGATATGGACATATCTTTTCCAAGTACCGGAAGGAAAAGCATAGAAAACTTTTTCCCTTCATTGAACTCAGATACAGGAATGTCCAACCCTCGACTATCATTGGGCTCAGACATAGATGGAAGCTTCAGCTTTGAGTCAATGCATCATGGAAGGAAGTCTATGGAAACTGGCACTCCTCCTGAATTCTCATCCCTCTCATTTGAGAGTGACAGGCATTCATCTTCTACATCACAAGCCGTG GATGACATGGAGGCTGAAATGAGGAGATTGAAGTTGGAACTGAAGCAAACCATGGAATTGTATAACACTGCCTGTAAAGAAGCATTCACAGCACAGCAGAAG GCAGTGGAACTTAAGAAGTGGAAACTAGAGGAAGAGAGGAGACTGGAAGAGGCAAGGCTTGCTGAGGAAACAGCACTGGCAGTTGCCGAAAAGGAGAGAGCAAAGTCTAAAGCAGCCATTGAGGCTGCTGAAGCTCAAAAGAGGATTGCACAACTGGAAGCACAGAAGAGACTCACTGCAGAAATGAAAGCACTTAGAGAatcagaagagaaaaaaaaagtgcttGATGCTTTAGTAAATGTAGATATCAGGTATAGAAGGTACACAATCGAGGAGATTGAAGCTGCAACAGATTTTTTTGCAGAATCCCTGAAAATTGGAGAAGGGGGATATGGTCCAGTTTTTAAGTGCCTTTTGGATCACACACCTGTTGCAGTCAAGGTTCTACGCCCTGATGCACAACAAGGAAGATCACAGTTTCAACGAGAG GTTGAGGTGTTGAGCTGCATACGGCATCCAAACATGGTTCTCCTCCTAGGAGCGTGTCCAGAATACGGGTGTCTAGTGTATGAGTACATGGCAAATGGAAGCTTGGACGATTGCCTCTTTCGACAAGGCAGCACTCCCCCACTTCCTTGGCAGCTAAGGTTCAAAATAGCAGCTGAGATAGGGACAGGCTTGCTGTTCCTGCACCAGACAAAACCAGAACCTCTGGTGCACAGAGACTTGAAACCAGGCAACATCTTGCTAAACAGAAACTACGTGGCCAAAATCAGCGACGTAGGTTTGGCGAGGCTAGTTCCACCGTCTGTGGCGGACAGTGTCACGCAATATCACATGACATCCACAGCAGGAACCTTCTGCTACATAGATCCTGAGTACCAGCAGACAGGTATGCTAGGGGTGAAGTCAGACATATACTCCCTTGGGataatttttttgcaaattttgacagcaaaatcaCCAATGGGTTTGACACATCATGTTGAAAGGGCCATAGAGAAAGGCACTTTTGCTGAGATGTTGGATCCATCAGTGGTTGATTGGCCAATGGAGGATGCCATGAAGCTTGCTAAGATGGGACTGCAGTGTGCCGAATTAAGGCGCAAAGACAGACCTGATCTTGGCAAGGTTATCCTACCAGAACTCAACAGGCTAAGAGACCTTGCTGAAGATAATAATCTCATTTCAGTTTTGGATAACTCTATGGATGCCCCTCTTGCGAAACAAGTTTCTGTGCATTTG GATGGAGGGGGTCCATCATTTACTCAGTCGAGGGAAATTAGAGCAAACAATTCAGTCAGTTTCTGA
- the LOC114415079 gene encoding probable nucleoredoxin 3: MAGLNFEATYTDNHDILKIFAAEGVEFLLSCEGKVPVSECNGKIICLFFTANWCRPCRAFIPRLVELYETLRKRGINLEIIFISFDRDEDGFKEHFKNMPWLAVPFDVSLHRRLIDRYRIDRIPSFVPLCSDGITIEEDLIGCIEDYGADAFPFTRKRHEELKAIDIRKREEANLEELLGHKGCHFLISGDDRKVPISELAGKTIGLYFGAYWSPPCCAFTVQLTDAYNNLKVEKGDCFEIVLISTDRDLEEFNVNKSSMPWLAVPYEDRTRHDLRRIFDVKGIPALVLIGPDGKVISVNGKLMVSSYGAEAFPFTESRIRDLEAALRKEGEALPQQVEDVKHEHVLKLDMAKAYVCDSCKKQGKFWTFSCDVCDYDLHPSCLEKVNKD, encoded by the exons ATGGCAGGGTTAAATTTTGAAGCCACATATACTGACAACCATGATATTCTGAAGATATTTGCAGCTGAAGGTGTTGAATTCCTTTTATCTTGTGAAGGAAAG GTACCCGTATCAGAATGCAATGGGAAAATTATATGCCTATTTTTCACTGCAAACTGGTGTAGACCTTGCAGAGCTTTCATTCCCCGTCTTGTTGAACTTTATGAAACACTGAGAAAGAGGGGAATAAATCTAGAgatcatcttcatctcctttgACCGTGATGAGGATGGATTtaaagaacacttcaagaacaTGCCATGGCTAGCCGTCCCATTTGATGTAAGTTTGCACAGAAGACTGATTGACAGATACCGAATTGATCGAATCCCATCATTCGTTCCATTATGTTCAGATGGCATAACCATTGAAGAAGACTTGATTGGATGCATTGAGGATTATGGTGCTGATGCATTTCCTTTCACAAGGAAGAGGCATGAGGAATTGAAAGCCATAGATATAAGGAAGCGTGAGGAAGCAAACTTGGAAGAATTATTGGGACACAAAGGGTGCCACTTTCTCATCTCAGGAGATGATAGAAAG GTGCCCATATCTGAACTAGCTGGTAAAACCATAGGCCTTTATTTTGGGGCCTATTGGTCTCCTCCTTGCTGCGCCTTCACTGTCCAACTTACCGATGCATACAACAATCTCAAGGTGGAAAAAGGCGACTGCTTTGAGATTGTTTTAATCTCAACAGATAGAGACCTTGAGGAATTCAATGTCAACAAAAGTAGTATGCCCTGGCTTGCTGTCCCATACGAGGACAGGACAAGGCATGACCTTCGAAGAATCTTTGATGTAAAGGGCATTCCTGCTTTGGTTCTCATTGGACCAGATGGCAAAGTCATTAGTGTGAATGGGAAGTTAATGGTCTCCTCATACGGTGCAGAAGCTTTCCCGTTCACCGAATCACGGATAAGAGACCTCGAAGCAGCTCTTAGAAAGGAAGGAGAGGCTTTGCCTCAGCAGGTTGAGGATGTGAAGCATGAACATGTACTGAAATTGGATATGGCCAAAGCATATGTATGTGATTCATGTAAAAAGCAAGGCAAGTTTTGGACATTCTCTTGTGATGTCTGTGACTATGACCTTCACCCAAGTTGTCTAGAAAAGGTCAACAAGGACTAA